In Maylandia zebra isolate NMK-2024a linkage group LG9, Mzebra_GT3a, whole genome shotgun sequence, the genomic stretch TGACTATTGACTTTTATTAATTTGTGTTCTTGTAAATGCATCCATTTTGTTTCCtaaaacaatttattttcttttacatttcactAACTGATCATAAAGATAAAAGCTGTAATTAAGTGTTTTGCCATTGATATTTCTTCTTAAAACGTTTTCtcttaaatttgaatttgtgtTCTCCTGAATTTAAAATTGAAACTAATAAATTGGAAATATTCTTTTCTCTTAGAATGTTTATTTCTTGTTAATTAGccactttttcttttgattttctattatttttatgattttaaaCTCAAAAGctgaagtttttttcttttaattccaCTCACATTCAcccataatctttttttttttattacatactGTAATTGTTTACTGAGATGCAAACCTACACGTTCATTTATTGTATTTCTTTACTACATTAACGTTTATCTTCTGTCAAAAATCCACCTTACGTTAAAATTTCCCTCCCGTTACTTGTTTGTACCTCCGCGGCTGCCGTCCCTCGTGTTGCCATAGCGACTCAAACAGTATCTAGTGATGGCGGCCCAAAGCatgtcagagctttataaagcTGTGCGCGCTGAGAGAAAGGTAAAAGTGAATCCGTACGTTTCGCAGTCATTGAAGAAGACGCCGTTAACGGGGTAAGCGTTTACACTTTAAACTCCAATGTAACTTTAGGGCACCAAAAATGAAGATTTTAGTGGGTTAACGTTACCGATTAATACTACTGTGGacttaaacacatttaaatctCTTGGAAaattcactcactcacttggcaCTTTTTAGAATTATTTTATTACCACTTGATCCCCATGAAGTGTTTCATATTTCATACTAAGCACACCCAGTATGAAAATAACCACgtggttaaaaaaatgtttgaccAGTTACCTGGTTAAATGTtgtgaaaataataatatatatatatatatatatatatatatatatatatatatatatatatatatatatatatacagtgttgtagagtaacggaatacatctaccgccgttacgtatttaaaatacaaaatatgagtaactgtattccgttacagttaccgttttaaaaggtggtatttagaatacagtgcctttgttgaaataaatggattacactgcggtactttcctgtttcatattgtcgcaggtcaggactgtttaggttttgtttgacagctacgttctgtagttccaggcggcagcgttacggttgccatggttacagggtgacgctctctctctgcgtgtttcctgggtgagagagcgcctttttgttgttgttgtgctaagctaataggcagaatgcagAATGTAGcttcatgggcagtgtagtccgtgctgcagggagaatggactgccatacccgttatgtgtctgtgagcgagggagggagaaaaaggaaaagtacgagctgtcatcgaggaaaaacgggagctggaagcatgtaaatataataataaccactgctgccaggaagagtgcctgacgagcccagttgtaagtacgctattaagactcgactgtacactgcgttcgtgttttcctccgaaacaataagttccgttggagcagtctttcaacgcctctctctgtctctggctAACAAAGTtcacccacacaacaaagtaaagctagttttagGCTACGAGCCCCACacggaccccgccgtattagtcagaggtccctttactacggattcggagccgcggaccgtcagtaacagtaataaatcacagcaatagtacattcgcGTAGTTTTAAACAgcatatattaagtaatccaaagtattcagaatacgttactctcatcgagtaacgtaacggattacgttacagaatacattttggggcatgtattctgtaatctgtaatggaatacatttttaaaagtaaccttcccaacactgtatgtatgtatgtatatatacatatatatatatatatataaaacacccagcacgcccctgcgggcggtttatccttcaagctcgggtcctctaccagaggcctgggagcttgagggtcctgcgcagtatcttagctgttcccaggactgcgctcttctggacagagatctccgatgttattcccaggatctgctggagccactcgcctagcttgggagtcaccgcacctagtgctccgattaccacggggaccaccgttaccttcaccctccacatcctctcgagctcttctctgagcccttggtatttctccagcttctcgtgttccttcttcctgatattgctgtcattcggaaccgctacatcgatcactacggccatcttcttctgtttgtctaccaccactatgtccggttggttagccaccaccattttgtccgtctgtatctggaagtcccacaggatcttagctcggtcattctccaccacccttgggggcatctcccattttgacctcgggacttccaggttatactcggcacagatgttcctgtacactatgccggccacttggttatggcgttccatgtatgccttgcctgctagcatcttgcaccctgctgttatgtgctggattgtctctggggcatctttacacagcctgcacctggggtcttgcctggtgtgatagaccccagcctctatggatcttgtactcagagcttgttcttgtgctgccatgattagtgcctctgtgctgtctttcagtccagctttgtccagccactggtaggatttctggatatcagccaccccctctatctgccggtggtacataccgtgcaggggcctgtccttccatgatggttcctcgtctccctcctctttcttgggtttctgctgcctgaggtattcactgagcactcggtcagttggggccatcttcccaatgtattcttggatgttcgttgtctcatcctggactgtggtgctgacactcaccagtccccggcccccttccttccgcttagcgtacagcctcagggtgctggacttggggtgaaaccctccatgcatggtaaggagctttcttgtctttatgtcagtggcttctatctcctcctttggccagcctattaccccagcagggtacctgatcacgggcagggcgtacgtgttgatggcccggatcttgttcttaccattcagctgactcctcaggacttgcctgaccctctgcaggtacttggtggttgcagcctttctagcggcctcttcatggttcccatttgcctgcgggatccccaggtacttgtaactgtcctctatgtctgcaatgttgccttctggtagttcaatcccctcagttctgactaccttccctctctttgttaccatccgactacacttctccagtccaaacgacattccaatgtcattgctgtatagcctggtagtgtggatcagtgaatcgatgtctcgttcactcttggcatacagcttgatgtcatccatgtacaggaggtggctgacaactgctccgttccgtagtcggtatccgtagccagtcttgttaatgatctcactgagggggttcaggcctatgcagaacagcagtggggacagagcatctccttggtagatcccgcacttgatggtgacttgtgctatgggcttggagttggcctctagtgttgtacgccacatccccattgagttcctgatgaaggctcttagggtcccattgatcttgtacaattctaggcattccagtatccagctgtggggcattgagtcataggccttcttgtaatcaatccaggcagtgcacaggttggtcagtctggtcttgcagtctcaagactgcaagaccagacatatatatatatatatatatatatatatatatatatatatatatatatatatatatatatagggagagagagagagatttataGATTTCAAATATCAGGTTTTTAGAGATCTATTTGGGCCTCACATGGCTGGTTAACTAAACTGAGTGTGACAACCCTGGTTTAAAGATGTGTGTTTTTTCCAATGCATTTTCCATATAAACATTGATTCTCTGCTGGCATGGAAAACTTGTCTGTGTGGCAGGAAGTTCACCCTAAAACTTCCAGGAAATGTCAGACAGGTTCAGAGACTCAGTGACGACGACGTCCTCGCTCTCTGTAAATGTCTCCAACATAACAAGTGTGTTACAGGTGAGCTGGTGGATTCACGTCAACTGATTCAGACAAGGTGTGTTTAACTGTCTTTaactacgtgtgtgtgtgtgtgagtgaccaGGTCTTGATCTGAGGTACAACAACATAACAAATGAAGGAGTTGAACACCTTGCTAAGCTCCTGCAAGTAGGTAACAAAATGCAATGGGTGGATCATTTTCTGTAAGTAAAATGTTTCATGTTTGATGTATTTcgtgtttgttttctctgagCAGGAGGAGAAATCATCTCTGAGTTGTTTGGATTTAATGTTTAATGACATCCAGGCCAATGGAGCTCAAGTCCTCGCCAGCAGCCTGCAGGTTTAACACTTAATATGTTCTCATATAAACTTTATTCTTACTCTTCCTTTAGGAATTAGGTGCttaaccccccacccccacgccCCATGAACTAAAATGAGCTCGATCCTGGCCAGACTCCTCTTCACTCATGAGATCCTTTTAGATTTTAGCAGAATTCATTTACAGTTGGATTTTCATTCCTTTTAATGTGGCTCCAACGTTTCTAATGTGGAAGCCACGTCCCCGCCTGTCGTTCTCTCTGCAGGGTAACAGCACCCTGCTCTCTCTCAGGCTGTCAGGTAACAAGATCGGGAGAGGAGGAGGTTTGGAACTGGCCAGCATGCTGCAGGAGAACTGCGCGCTGCAGGAGCTGGAAGTGGCCGACTGCGACCTGGTAGATGggcttcagtttttaaaaaggtttgGTGCTGACATCATTCTGTTTCTGAGAGTTTTCTCGATCCCTACAGGACACCAGCAGTATTATAGCGCTCATCATCATGCTGAAGAAAAACAAGGCTCTTTGCTCTGTCGATATCAGCCGCCCGCTGCTCTTCAGCCATCAGGTGCAAACACACACCAGGTATAAAACTCAATGGGAGGCAGACTGATCTGAGCCAGCTCTTTGTGTCTCAGGAGGAGTGGGCAGTGCACTGCTCTAAGATGCTGGCAGTGAATAGCAGCCTGATGGAGCTCCACCTGGGGAGGATGGGGATGACCGACACTGGGATAGAGCAGCTCACTGAAGGCCTGGGGCGGAACAACAGCCTGCGCTACCTGGACCTGTGCAGGTAGGAAACGAGTCGAGCAGCCAGCAGAGGGCACATTTCCTCCTCTTCATACCATACATTTGTCTTTCTTGGATTTCTGTAGCAACCGTGTGACCCGTGACGGTGCGTTTCATCTCGCCATGATGCTGAAGCAGAACAGGGCCCTGGAGATTTTAGATCTGTCATCCAATCAGATTGGAGATGGTGGAGCTGGGTACCTGAGCAAAGCCATCACCTGTCCGCGCAGCACCCTCAAAGAGTGAGTCCTGCATCAACCCCAGAATCAACCACACTCTTTTGGTAAAGAGGTTGCCCAGTTTTGATACACATGGAGGTTTGCAGCAGAGACAGAATCATGTTTTCTGcttattttaatgacattttaatgactttagAAACCAGAAGcctgattgtttgttttttacattgaGACAAAGTTTACACAGAAGGACTATATAGGGTCTTTTTTAAAGTGACTTTCAGGGATTTAGGATCTCTGAAGAAAAACTATCAATTTTTATTACTTAGAGATTTTTCAACATCTAACAAGGACAGACGAGGACAAAGTTAAATTGACCTGATTTTTGCATAACTTTAAGAATTTGAATGTGAAGAGAAGAAAAGATCCATGAACGTAATGATTCAAAGGGTTCAAATATCTTTGaatgtttgtgtttcaatatATTTTTCGGACtgaggaaaacagaaaaaaggttaAGTATTCTGAAGAGCGTAAGATTATGAAAAAACTAGAGATATGAAATATCCAGATTTTAGAGGCCCAGAGAGGTGAAGAGCAAAGCAGCAAACAGAGAAAGCTTTGTAAAGTAAACAGTTTTAGCTTCATCCTTTTTTAATCCTTTAATCTTGACCTGTTGTCACCAACCTGCGCTCTGTGCAAGGCTGTCTGTGTGCAGAAACAACATCACATCAGAGGGTTTGCTGTTGTTGGCTCAGGCTGTGAAATCCAGCTCGACTCTGACTCACATGTACATCTGGGGAAACCACCTGGAGGACCCCGTATGCCAGGTACAGCCCTCAGATGTCTGTTTCATCTTCTCCTCTAACATCCCATCACCCCTCTGACAGATAGACGCTCCCTCCCTGCTTCAGGCCTTCAAGGAGCTGATATCCAGCGGCCGGCTGCATCCAGAACAGACAGATGTAAGCCCCTATGAGGTGGATGGTCACGTGTTCCTCGCTGAGGTCTTCCAGAGTTTGAGGAAACCAGTTTACAACATCGACTGTAATGGTACAGATGTGCCTACAAAGACTGCTGCAAGCCCTGATTCCACCGCACATCATGGACAACTAAAAGATTATTTAAACTGCAAAGATTTAAGTTTATGAAAGTATTTTGTTTGTTCATCACAAACACAATTAGTGGCAATCATTTCTAATATTTTAAGACATTGACATGTGCCTCAGGGCACCCCACCCCAGACCCtggagatgtaacccttctctctggggtggaggcaagcagaccgcccccttatctgcagtagcagggaggctCTGCATCCCAGATTCAATGTTTATTCTGTCAATTTATAGTTTAAAGTCACCGAGTGTCAGACGCTGGTCCCACctttcatggtgacatcaccaaAGACAGCCCCGCCTACCTCAGAGCCTCCCCTGTCATGTATTGATCGTGATGATTATGACACCAAGCGTAACGAAGAATGTAAAAGTCTACGACCAGAATGTTTAAATACtttctaattattaatgaatataatattattatattaataatataatgaATATAATGAATATTATATTCATTATTAatgaatatattatattttttttttttttttccagtgcagaggaatggcaacaaaaggaaagacttcACTGAGTGAAAAAGGATGAAGATCCAATGCAGCTGGTTTCAGGAGATAATGAAAAAGCCTGAACACCTTCTCTACAAAAACAGGGTGAGTTTAATGTTGTGATTGATTAAGTCTTTGAAGATTTGTGTGTTACTTTAATTATAAAGTACTTATATTTTAACTGAACTTACAGCTCCACCTTCAATACTGTCATCCCACACAAACTCACTCACAAGCTGTTAACACTCGGCCTGCACCCCACCCTCTGTGACTGGCTACATGACTTTTTGACTGGCAGGCCCCAGACCGTCAGGATCGGCAACAGGACTTCAGCCCGCATTAGGAAACAGACATCTGAGGGGTGTACCTGGCATACGGGCTCCTCCAGGTGATTTCCCCAGATGTACATGTGAGTCAGAGTCGAGCTGGATTTCTCAGCCTGAGCCAACAACAGCAGACCCTCTGATGTGATGTTGTTTCCGCACACAGACAGCCTTGCACAGAGCGCAGGTTGGTGACAGCAGGTCAAGATTAAAGGATTAAAAAAGGATGAAGCTAAAACTGTTTACTTTACAAAGCTTTCTCTGTTTGCTGCTTTGCTCTTCACCTCTCTGGGTCTCTAAAATCTGGATATTTCATATCTGTAGTTTTTAGTAATTATAATAATGTGGCTATATTTTCTTCTCTAGTGATGTAAACGTTACCAAACTGGATAAAATCTGCTCATTTTTGTTATCAGGGACCTAAAAATCCTTATTATAGGAGAAATTATTCCCACTTCCTGGTGCTTTGATTCTCTAAAGCAGTGGTGGGGACCTCCACAGACTTGCAGCTACagcaagtttttatttttcgaTAAATCACAGAGTGATGGAGCTGTAAAGGCAGgtttcatcacagcagaggattTCATTTAATGTGCATTCTTTAGGTTTATATCTGCAACCAGAACTACTCAGACTGCATTGTGAGGCGGCTGTGCACGACCTgcatttatgttaaattaaagtACTTCATGCGAGCGTGATTTCCCTGTGCGGATATGAATGAAACGCTGTACCGGTGTCCAGCACTGGGGGCCAGTTCCTGATGTCCATCGTGGCCATGGCCTCTTTGGAGCGCAGCAGCTTACAGATGACGGCGGTGGTCATCACACACGCCGAGTGACTCACCTGCACAATtagaaagagaaagacagaagaagaaattaAGCTCCCCTTTTTCCCCAGAGGAGATCAGAAGTCATTCAGAGCCATACGAGTCTGCAATTAGCTGGGAGCGAGAGCTTGAGCCCTGGAGGTCTGACTGAAAGAGAAACCGCATCGGTTTAACAGACAAATTAAGAGTCTCACCTCTGACCTCTTAACAGTGGGCAGGGTGGTGGAGATGTTCTGAGGGTGAGGCGGTCCTGTGTGGTCTGAGCTCTCCACTGCAAACCTCGGACAGGAACAGAAACTGCAAGACAGACATAAACACttcttttacacacactttGATGGCCTAACCTCTGTGTTTTTTACATTCATGTGTTTACGTGTGATGTACATGACTATTGTGCATCTGGCTCAGTGTTTGATATTGTAAAGCAAAGTCAATAACagcaaaaatttaatattttactttttatttctgtCGCCCTCCTGCATCAATCCCAGAATCACCCACACCCTTTACCACATTTGCTTACTTTAGAGACTCCAGACACCAGGAAGTGGGAGAAATTTCTCTTATAATAAGATACGGTAATCTTTCTGACAATAGGTGAGATTGCTTTTAAATATGGAAACGGGGATAGTCACAAGAAGTTTGAGAGGCACAACTCAGACAGAAGAGCAGACAGAGAAAAGCCATGTGGATAGGAGCTACTCTCCCGAGCTAAGGTTAGCCACAGAGGGCATGGATGCAGACGAGCCCAGCCTCCTGAACATCCCGAAAGAGCTTCGTGACTTTaggaaacacaacaacaaacaatatGCACATATTAGACGAGGGTTAAGAAGAGTTGATGCTAGAATGGAAGAAGCAGAGGGGCGATTCGACGAGACTGAGACGGTGCtacagttgtttattttattcataaactTCACtatttcattaattatttcaTGGTTTCTTTGCATCTTCATCTgtaaccttttttgcgccacggaccggtttatgcccgacaatattttcacggaccggcctttaaggtgtcacggataaatacaacaaaataaaactagtaccggtaccgaaaaaaagaagatttattcataacacacgtgaaaagacccaggaaaaccgagttaacgaccaaaacgataacaaaataacgctgaaaaccgataaaaaccttgaaaaccatacatttcacacctgagactctactctcgcggcccggtaccaaacgactcacggaccggtactggtccgaggcccgggggttggggaccgctgatctgtAGCACTTACACATCGGTGTATGTTCCTTGTGTTTGCTTACATTAAAATACCAGCACTAATGACCAGAGCATACAAATGCAGCTTTTCATATTTGACAATATATTTTGAAAGCACAAGACAAATCACAAACAGTTTTCAATGTAGGtttggttttttattttgttttatttttcagttcttGATTTGATGGTGATGTGATGCTatattacatgtttttaagattcAGCTGAAtttaatatttgtaatataGCATCGAATCACAACCGTCTCCTCAAgttgctttatactgtaagataGAGACCCTACAGTAGCAGCAAGAAAACCCCAAATATTAATAatcccttatgagcaagcacttggcgacagtggggaggaaaaactacCTGTAACaggcagaaacctccggcagaaccaggctcagaagGGACGGCCATCTGCCTCGGCCGGTGGGGGGTGATGGTAACGATAATACGAGGAGACACGATGAAGAATATTTCTCAGTCTAATTAAAGTCGAAtgaaatagttttaaaataaaatatacctcAGATGTTAACTCTGAGGCCAGACTGctttaagattttaaaagaggtatttgaaaaaaatcaagatGACAATTTAGTCATCAGTACTGCCTTTAAAGCAGCAGCTGAACGGCTTCTTCAAAGCTTTTAACACTGCTGAAAAAACCTGGCAAGTTTGGATTTCTTTGGAGGATTCACGAAGCCACCGAGATTCTTTCTTATGATCTTCCTAATAATGTTGTCAAAAGATGAATCTTCTGACAACATTACATCGAAGAGCTTGTCTGCAGATCCAAACTCCTTGATAAGACCTTCAGCTGTGGCCTTGACTAATTCAACCCTGTTAATTTTAAGAATTTCCAGGTTTTCTGTGCATCTCACTTCAGAAAGTACCAAATCTATCAGATGGTTGATAGCCAAGTCTAATTTCTTTGGATCCAGAAGATTTCTGGTATTTTTGTGCAAATTTTGTGCGATTCTTGTGGCTAGAAGAGTACTAAATTGATTGGCAATGAGCTTAGCGTGAATTGACACTGATGTTTCTGACAGCTCTTCCTCTGGGTTTTCAGAGGTTGCTGGCTGACTTTGACCCTCTGTGGGGTCAGTGTCAGAGACTGATGCCTGATCACTGCTTGTATTTGAAACCAGGTCCGGGTCTTCTGCACTCACACAAACTGGCTGATTGGTGAGATCAGTAACTGGACTTGACTGTGATGTAAACAGTCTGTCGCTTGTTTCACCAGCATCTGCTCCAATCATAACTTCTTCCTTTGATGGGGTCAGCACTCTTACTATATCTTCCACGGCACCAGAAATTTTGTCATTTATAATAGTTTGGGTTAAAGTTTCATTCTCCAACCAGAAAAGAAGGTTTTGTAAGAACCTTTCCACTGAATCTTCTATGAGCACATAGGCCACATCAGGAGCAGAGGGTACATTACAGTTACCCTGTGAAGTCTTAGAGAAGTCAGACTCTGAGAGACTTTTACCCATTTGCATCGTGGGGGCTAAATATGTTGACTCGACATGGTCGTACACTTTATCTGTCAACACCATTGAAAACATCTTGATTTCCTTACTTGTCAGGTCAAGGTGTCCTGCCGAGAATAATTTACTAAACAGCCTATTCATAAGTGGCATAAATTGACTGAAGTTGAGCGGAGAAGAACTTTTAACTGTGGTTTCTAAGGTTGGTGATTTTCTGGGAACTTCTGAGGGATTCATGTGTTCGCTTTTCCTGGAGTCAGCTCTTTCACTCTCAGGGGAGGTTGCCTGTTGTCTCTGAAAGGTCAAAAATCctttgcttttcttcaaatgatctttcagctcactgttcattttttcaaattctattttAGCAAACCTGAAGAAGTGTTGTTTTACTTCATCTGGTTTTATAATTAGGGCGCATGATGCAAAAAAGTCTTTCACCTTTTTGATCACCAGGTCCACGTCAAAAGCAGGCTTGGGTGAGCTACACTTCTCACTTAATGTGATATCTTCTGCATCAGGATACTGAATGTTTGCaattaacacatttacaatgtCAACTGCAGCTTTATCTGCATGATCTTCATCATGTAAATAATTCAGATTGTTGAGGATTCTTTCAACATCCCTTTGAGCTTTCTCCTCAGCTTCTTTAATTGTTCCCATCTCAGAGAGCTTGGATTCAAGACTCTCATCACTTGAACTAAAAGAAGTGGGTAAAGCCCCCCTCATGCACAGGCCGCTCAGCTTACCTTTATATTTCTTCAGACATGAGAAAGCATGAGAAACCATGCATCTGaggttttttatgtttgttatttttctggtGACATAAATAGAATCCGGGTTTTCTGGGACTAGAACCCAACCCGAGTTGACTTTATTTGAGATCTCCTCCTCAATCATCTGTGTCAGCGCCACAGCGCTTTCACACTCCTCATGGgtgacatgaagagcagcagcaAAGCTGGTTGAGAGAGAGTCTCCCAATACGGGGCTTATTTTTGTCACGGCTAACCTAAGGTATGTCTGGGATGATGCATCATTTAATTGGTCCTGACCTCCTAGAAGTAACGTTTTTATGGTGCTTGCACTAACTGACTGAATGACATCAGTAATCATATCAGCCAGTGCTACTTGGACATCAGAGTCCCAGATCCCATTTTCTATCAAGCGCCACTGTAATCCAGAGAGCCTATCGAAACACCCGCTGATAGCAGGTGAAATCGCCTCTGAAGTAATGCGGGTAGGGATTCTAATATTGAATAAAGACATTGTCAATGACCTAATTTCGCTACAATTACTTTGGAAATCCGTTTTCAGAAAGCTTTCAGAAAGGGAAGATCGCGGTCTGTACATTTAACGCACGACAactaaaatgcaaaatgcaagaTTCAGGTCCCGCTGTttcacccctatttatagacTCGAGTGGAGGTCACGTGCTGCAAGATCAAAGGCACGTACTGTGACATCAAAGCAGAAAGGAACTGAGCTGTGTGACGTCATGCCGCGAGCGTTCACCTACATGCACGTGCACACGTGAGCGATCACTAATAAATCACAGACGCATCAACGTCGGTGTTGTCAAACTTTCAATCATACCTGCAGCCAGTTCTTTGAAGCTCTCAAATGGGTTGAATGGCGGCTGTTTTCCACCATCATCGCAGAGCATTCCTCCAGCAGGTCCAACGCCTGATTCAACAAAACCCGCGACTCCGGCAGCTGTGCTCCGAAGCAGTTTGCTAATGTGATGCTAACTAGCTAATGTGATGCTAACTAGCTAAAGAATCCTAACAggtacttaaaaaacaaaggggacgaaggaggaggaggagaagtggAGACAGCGACCTGACTGACTGGTTCATCTGAGGCTCTCAGTGGTTCCCTGTCTCAGCGAGATTCACAACACTTCTTGCAACAAACTCCCGTAACCATGGTTACAGGAGGACGCTCTGTTTGTGGCAGTCATTATCACAGTATGACTCACAAAGAGACGttaataaatattaattcatgcaatttaaacacattttttattttactaatgAGGTGTATAATGGTTTAATATGGCACGACACCCTCGCTGATGTTGATGCCTAGGAATCTGAAGCAGCTGACTCTCCACCTCTGCTACTGCTGCTCTCCTGTAacccacgatgagctccttggttttGTTGATGTtaagcaccaggttgttgtcaCGGCACCGTGATGTCACGCCCCTCACCTCTGTCCTGCATGACGTCTCATCTCCATcagaaatgcattcaatgaGAAGATTAGACTTTATTGATCGACGGCAGGAAAATTTGTGTgttacctcagctcaggtaGAGATAGCAGAAGAAAAtccaaaaatccaaataaaatataaacaactacaaaataaataagataatacactatatacaacagtagcatacacagtatgtgacTATGGATAGAGTGTTGTGGAAATGcaagaaatacatttaattattcttacattactattactatttaAGCAATAGATATCTAAAAGTATCTATAAGTATAGACATGTACTTGcacacacatctacacactaaatatacacatgtatacatatacatacacatatacctGCACACCAGGTAAATGTCCAGTGACTCATGACAGCGTGATTGAGGAGTTATAGAGTCTAACTGCTGTTGGGATCAA encodes the following:
- the lrrc34 gene encoding leucine-rich repeat-containing protein 34 isoform X5, coding for MAAQSMSELYKAVRAERKVKVNPYVSQSLKKTPLTGKFTLKLPGNVRQVQRLSDDDVLALCKCLQHNKCVTGLDLRYNNITNEGVEHLAKLLQEEKSSLSCLDLMFNDIQANGAQVLASSLQGNSTLLSLRLSGNKIGRGGGLELASMLQENCALQELEVADCDLDTSSIIALIIMLKKNKALCSVDISRPLLFSHQEEWAVHCSKMLAVNSSLMELHLGRMGMTDTGIEQLTEGLGRNNSLRYLDLCSNRVTRDGAFHLAMMLKQNRALEILDLSSNQIGDGGAGYLSKAITCPRSTLKE
- the lrrc34 gene encoding leucine-rich repeat-containing protein 34 isoform X3; the protein is MAAQSMSELYKAVRAERKVKVNPYVSQSLKKTPLTGKFTLKLPGNVRQVQRLSDDDVLALCKCLQHNKCVTGLDLRYNNITNEGVEHLAKLLQEEKSSLSCLDLMFNDIQANGAQVLASSLQGNSTLLSLRLSGNKIGRGGGLELASMLQENCALQELEVADCDLDTSSIIALIIMLKKNKALCSVDISRPLLFSHQEEWAVHCSKMLAVNSSLMELHLGRMGMTDTGIEQLTEGLGRNNSLRYLDLCSNRVTRDGAFHLAMMLKQNRALEILDLSSNQIGDGGAGYLSKAITCPRSTLKELSVCRNNITSEGLLLLAQAVKSSSTLTHMYIWGNHLEDPVCQAFKELISSGRLHPEQTDVSPYEVDGHVFLAEVFQSLRKPVYNIDCNGTDVPTKTAASPDSTAHHGQLKDYLNCKDLSL
- the lrrc34 gene encoding leucine-rich repeat-containing protein 34 isoform X4, encoding MAAQSMSELYKAVRAERKVKVNPYVSQSLKKTPLTGKFTLKLPGNVRQVQRLSDDDVLALCKCLQHNKCVTGLDLRYNNITNEGVEHLAKLLQEEKSSLSCLDLMFNDIQANGAQVLASSLQGNSTLLSLRLSGNKIGRGGGLELASMLQENCALQELEVADCDLDTSSIIALIIMLKKNKALCSVDISRPLLFSHQEEWAVHCSKMLAVNSSLMELHLGRMGMTDTGIEQLTEGLGRNNSLRYLDLCSNRVTRDGAFHLAMMLKQNRALEILDLSSNQIGDGGAGYLSKAITCPRSTLKELSVCRNNITSEGLLLLAQAVKSSSTLTHMYIWGNHLEDPVCQIDAPSLLQAFKELISSGRLHPEQTDVSPYEVDGHVFLAEVFQSLRKPVYNIDCNVQRNGNKRKDFTE
- the lrrc34 gene encoding leucine-rich repeat-containing protein 34 isoform X2 is translated as MAAQSMSELYKAVRAERKVKVNPYVSQSLKKTPLTGKFTLKLPGNVRQVQRLSDDDVLALCKCLQHNKCVTGLDLRYNNITNEGVEHLAKLLQEEKSSLSCLDLMFNDIQANGAQVLASSLQGNSTLLSLRLSGNKIGRGGGLELASMLQENCALQELEVADCDLDTSSIIALIIMLKKNKALCSVDISRPLLFSHQEWAVHCSKMLAVNSSLMELHLGRMGMTDTGIEQLTEGLGRNNSLRYLDLCSNRVTRDGAFHLAMMLKQNRALEILDLSSNQIGDGGAGYLSKAITCPRSTLKELSVCRNNITSEGLLLLAQAVKSSSTLTHMYIWGNHLEDPVCQIDAPSLLQAFKELISSGRLHPEQTDVSPYEVDGHVFLAEVFQSLRKPVYNIDCNGTDVPTKTAASPDSTAHHGQLKDYLNCKDLSL
- the lrrc34 gene encoding leucine-rich repeat-containing protein 34 isoform X1, which gives rise to MAAQSMSELYKAVRAERKVKVNPYVSQSLKKTPLTGKFTLKLPGNVRQVQRLSDDDVLALCKCLQHNKCVTGLDLRYNNITNEGVEHLAKLLQEEKSSLSCLDLMFNDIQANGAQVLASSLQGNSTLLSLRLSGNKIGRGGGLELASMLQENCALQELEVADCDLDTSSIIALIIMLKKNKALCSVDISRPLLFSHQEEWAVHCSKMLAVNSSLMELHLGRMGMTDTGIEQLTEGLGRNNSLRYLDLCSNRVTRDGAFHLAMMLKQNRALEILDLSSNQIGDGGAGYLSKAITCPRSTLKELSVCRNNITSEGLLLLAQAVKSSSTLTHMYIWGNHLEDPVCQIDAPSLLQAFKELISSGRLHPEQTDVSPYEVDGHVFLAEVFQSLRKPVYNIDCNGTDVPTKTAASPDSTAHHGQLKDYLNCKDLSL